In Candidatus Eisenbacteria bacterium, the genomic window TCCCGGCGAGGAGGACTTCGGCATGCTGCCGGTCGAGGCGCTGGCCGCGGGCTGTCCGGTGATCGCACTCGGTGTCGGCGGTGCGCTCGAGACGGTGGGGCGCGGCGCCTCGGACGAAGCGCTCGCTCGCGTGCGCGCGGGCGGCGTCGCGCGCGTGCCCGGCGGCATCCTGTTCGGCACCGCGAGCGTCGCGGGCATGCGGGCAGCGATCGAGGCGTTCGAGCGCGAGCGATTCGATCCGTTCGAACTGCGAGCGCTTGCGGAGCCGTTTGCACCCGAGCGTTTCGACCGCGAATTCGACGCGGTGCTCGCGCACGGTCTCGAAGCGTGGAACAAGCGCCCCGCGCGCGGAGGTGTCCGATGAGTGAGACCGCGGGCGCCGTTCGCTCGGTGCGAGCGAACGCCGTGGCGATCGCGGCCGCACAGCTGGTGGCGAGGGCGCTGGGCTTCGTCACCCTGGTGGTGCTCACGCGCACGTTGCCGATCGAGGACTTCGGGCGCTACACGCTGGCGCTCGCGTTCGTGGCGTTGCTCGCGCCGCTCGCCGACCTCGGCACCGATCTGTACGTCACGCGCCGGGTGTCGCAGGTCGCCGGCCGCGCCGCTGAACTGCTCGGCGCTTCGCTGGCGCTCAAGCTCGTCCTCGGCGCGGGACTCGTGGTGCTGGCAGGCGCACTCGCGTGGGTGTTTCGGTATCAGGCGCCGACCCCGTTGCTCGTGGTGCTCGCCGCGCTGGTCGCGGTCGCGGGCACCACCTCGAACTCGTGGTTCGCCGTGCTGCGCGCCACGCAGCGCATGGATCGCGAAGCAGTCGGCACGGTGCTGACGCGCGTGCTGCATCTGGGAGCCACGCTCGCCGCGGTGGCGCTCGGGGCGGGTGTGGTGTGGGTGAGTGGTGCGCAGGCGGCCTCCGCGCTGATCGCGCTGGCGGCCGTCGCGCTGCTGGCGCGACGAGCGGTGCCGGCGCCGCGCTTCTCGGGCGCCCGTTCGCAATGGCCGGAGCTGATTCGCGGCGGCCTGCCGTTCGCCCTCACCGCCGTGGTGGTCACGGTCTACTTCCGGCTCGACACCGTGATGCTCTCGCTGATGAGCGGCGAGCGCTCGACCGGTCTCTATGGTGCGTGCGCCAACCTGCTGTTCGCATCGCTGCTGCTCTCTCAGTCGCTGGTCACCGCGGTGTTCCCGGTGGTGGCCGAGGCCGGCTCGATCGCGCATCCGCGCGCACGCGCGGTCTCGCAACGTGCACTCACGCTGTCGCTGGCGGCGAGCCTGCCGCTGGGGATCGGCGCGAGTGCGTTTGCGGGTCCGGCGCTCGAGATGCTCTACGGTCACCACTACGGCGCCGGTGCGCTCACGCTGGCGTTGCTGGCGTGGACGGCACCGGTGTTGTTCGTGACCAACCTGTGCGGGCACCTGCTGGCGGCCACTGGTCGTCAGCGCGCGGTGCTGGTGATCTCGACCGTCAATGCCGTGATCAACGTGAGCCTCAACCTGATTCTCATTCCGCGCTACGACACCGCCGGTGCCGCCCTGGCGACGCTCGTCACCGAACTTGCGGGCTTCGCAATGCTCGCGGCGACGTTGCGGGGCGAGCTTCCCGGGGTGGTCTCGTGGCCCGCGATTTTGCGCGTCCTGGCAGCGAACGCTGCGTTCGCAGTGTTGCTCGCCGGATTGCGCTGGGTCGCGTGGCCGCTGCCTCTGGTGCTGACGCTGGCGGGACTCGCGTACCTGGCGTTTCTGACGATGGCGGGCGTGCTGCGCTCGGCGGATCTCCGCGGCCTGCTGCCGCGCGGTGCCGGCGGGGAGACGCCATGACGGATCGCCAGCCGGTGCGCTCGTGGGCGGCGTGGGATCGCGACTGGGTTTCGCATCCCGACATCGAGGACTCGCTCGATGCGCCGACGCTCGCCAACCACATCGACCGGCTGAAGTTCGAGTTCCTGGGCGCCGATCTGCCGGCCAGCGGCCGCGCGATCGAGATCGGTTGCGGCTCGGCGCGGCTGCTCGCGCGCATGGGCCGCGCCGCGCCGCTCGAGCTGGTGGCCCTCGATCCGGCGCCGAACGCGCTCGCCATCGTGCGCCGGACCGCCGCGATCGCCGGCCTTCGCATGGAGCGAGTTCGAGGCGATGCGCTGTCCCTGCCATTCCCCGATGCCAGCTTCGACCTGGTGCTGTCGGGCGGACTGCTGGAACACTTCCCCGAGCCCGAGGCAGTCGTCGCCGAAATGGTGCGCATCCTGAGGCCCGGTGGAACCTTCTACGCCGACGTGGTGCCGCGCAAGCTCTCGATGTTCCGCGTCCGAGACGCGGGTCGGATGTTGCGAACCGAGTGGCTGATGCCGGGCGTCTACGAGTCTTCGCACGGACCGCGTCGCTACGCGCGCGCACTCGAGCGACTCGGCTGCTCGAAGCCGCGCGTGCGCAGCGCCGGGGTCTACCCGCCGCGCACCGGGCCCGCGCTCGCGCGCTTCGTCGCCGGCCTGGACGGCACGCCGGTCGCGGATCTGTTCGGGTGGTACTTCATGATCGCCGCGCGGCGTGAGCCCGCCCGCGGGCGAGGCACCACGTGAACAGCGAACGGATGCGCGTCGCCATCGACGGCCGAGCACTTCAGCCCGGGTTCCGGGAGCACCAGGGGCGTGGGATCGGAGTCTATGCGGTGGAGCTGGTGCGAGCCCTCGCGCGCCGAGGCGACCTCGAACTCACCCTGTGGCATCAGCCCGAGCTGCCGCTGCCCGCCGAACACGTACCGGCTGGCGTGCGCGTGCGCGCGTATCCGCGACTCAATGTGCCGCGACGCGATCGCATCGCGATGCTCACCACCGTGCCTGCGAGCGTGCGCGGGTCGGACCACGATCTCTTTCACTTCCTCTCACACACCGATGCGCCGGCGTGGCACTGCCGAGGGGTCGTGATCACGGTGCACGATCTGATCCTCGAGATGATGGCGTCGCTCTACTCGGCGCGCAGACCCATCGAGTTCCGAGTGTTTCGAGCC contains:
- a CDS encoding glycosyltransferase, translated to PGEEDFGMLPVEALAAGCPVIALGVGGALETVGRGASDEALARVRAGGVARVPGGILFGTASVAGMRAAIEAFERERFDPFELRALAEPFAPERFDREFDAVLAHGLEAWNKRPARGGVR
- a CDS encoding flippase; this encodes MSETAGAVRSVRANAVAIAAAQLVARALGFVTLVVLTRTLPIEDFGRYTLALAFVALLAPLADLGTDLYVTRRVSQVAGRAAELLGASLALKLVLGAGLVVLAGALAWVFRYQAPTPLLVVLAALVAVAGTTSNSWFAVLRATQRMDREAVGTVLTRVLHLGATLAAVALGAGVVWVSGAQAASALIALAAVALLARRAVPAPRFSGARSQWPELIRGGLPFALTAVVVTVYFRLDTVMLSLMSGERSTGLYGACANLLFASLLLSQSLVTAVFPVVAEAGSIAHPRARAVSQRALTLSLAASLPLGIGASAFAGPALEMLYGHHYGAGALTLALLAWTAPVLFVTNLCGHLLAATGRQRAVLVISTVNAVINVSLNLILIPRYDTAGAALATLVTELAGFAMLAATLRGELPGVVSWPAILRVLAANAAFAVLLAGLRWVAWPLPLVLTLAGLAYLAFLTMAGVLRSADLRGLLPRGAGGETP
- a CDS encoding class I SAM-dependent methyltransferase, whose protein sequence is MTDRQPVRSWAAWDRDWVSHPDIEDSLDAPTLANHIDRLKFEFLGADLPASGRAIEIGCGSARLLARMGRAAPLELVALDPAPNALAIVRRTAAIAGLRMERVRGDALSLPFPDASFDLVLSGGLLEHFPEPEAVVAEMVRILRPGGTFYADVVPRKLSMFRVRDAGRMLRTEWLMPGVYESSHGPRRYARALERLGCSKPRVRSAGVYPPRTGPALARFVAGLDGTPVADLFGWYFMIAARREPARGRGTT